Proteins from one Fragaria vesca subsp. vesca linkage group LG6, FraVesHawaii_1.0, whole genome shotgun sequence genomic window:
- the LOC101295646 gene encoding probable sugar phosphate/phosphate translocator At3g10290-like yields MSSKKEAIFICSLIVLWYSSNIGVLLLNKFLLSNYGFRFPIFLTMCHMSACAILSYISIVFLKVVPLQTLKSRSQFLKIATLSVVFCGSVVGGNISLRYLAISFNQAVGATTPFFTALFAYLATLKREAWVTYAALVPVVTGVVIASGGEPSFHFFGFVMCISATAARAFKSVLQGILLSSDGEKLNSMNLLLYMSPIAILVLLPAALIMEPNVVDATLSLGREHKFMWLLLLVNSVMAYSANLSNFLVTKHTSALTLQLLGLVNSKGADALVITLRCVFKNSTNLPSQTNACSLRDVFLRHQKLFQCKGKRRV; encoded by the exons ATGTCGTCAAAGAAAGAAGCCATATTCATCTGCTCGCTCATAGTCCTCTGGTACTCATCAAACATCGGCGTCCTCCTACTCAACAAGTTCCTACTCTCCAACTACGGCTTCCGATTCCCAATCTTCCTCACAATGTGCCACATGTCCGCCTGCGCCATTCTCAGCTACATTTCCATCGTCTTCCTCAAGGTGGTCCCTCTCCAGACCCTCAAATCCAGGTCCCAGTTCCTCAAGATTGCCACTTTGAGTGTTGTTTTTTGTGGGTCCGTCGTCGGCGGCAACATTTCCCTCAGATACCTCGCCATCTCTTTTAATCAGGCCGTCGGTGCCACCACGCCGTTTTTCACTGCCCTTTTTGCCTATTTGGCTACCCTTAAAAGGGAGGCCTGGGTTACTTATGCTGCTCTTGTCCCTGTTGTCACTGGAGTTGTCATTGCTAGTGGG GGTGAGCCGAGTTTTCACTTCTTTGGCTTTGTTATGTGTATTAGTGCAACTGCTGCAAGGGCATTTAAATCTGTTCTTCAGGGTATCCTACTTTCTTCTGACGG GGAAAAGTTGAACTCTATGAATTTGCTGCTTTATATGTCACCAATTGCTATTCTTGTATTGTTGCCTGCTGCACTTATAATGGAGCCCAATGTTGTAGATGCCACTTTGTCACTTGGAAGGGAGCATAAATTCATGTGGTTACTTCTTTTGGTTAATTCAGTAATGGCCTATTCTGCTAATTTGTCAAATTTCTTGGTGACGAAGCATACAAGTGCGCTAACACTTCAG CTACTAGGTTTGGTAAACTCCA AGGGGGCAGATGCTCTTGTAATCACTCTACGATGCGTGTTCAAGAACAGTACGAATCTCCCCTCACAAACCAATGCGTGTTCACTCAGAGATGTGTTTCTAAGACACCAAAAGTTATTTCAATGCAAGGGGAAAAGAAGAGTTTGA
- the LOC101307604 gene encoding putative calcium-transporting ATPase 11, plasma membrane-type-like, with protein sequence MESYLHKDFDVQPKHLSAEASSNWRRAVGRVVKNPARRFRHVADLAKRAEAEKKKKQIQEKIRVALYVQKAAMHFIEAGDSQPATEKRDQVEYKLSEEAEKEGFSIHPDELASIIRSHDTKVLEIHGGVDGILNKLAVTPDEGVKGSSIPTRQNVYGLNRYTEKPPRSFLRFVWEALQDLTLIILMVCAVVSIGVGIGTEGWPEGMYDGVGILLSIVLVVLVTAISDYRQSMQFKDLDREKKKIFIQVTRDGKRQKVSIYDLLVGDIVHLAVGDQVPADGLFISGYSLLIDESSLTGESEPMNVYEKKPFLLSGTKVQDGSGKMLVTTVGMRTEWGKLMETLSEGGEDETPLQVKLNGVATIIGKIGLAFAVVTFMVLTVRFLVEKALSNEITDWSSTDAMTLLNYFAIAVTIIVVAVPEGLPLAVTLSLAFAMKKLMNDKALVRHLSACETMGSASCICTDKTGTLTTNHMVVTKIWIGERSVDVSGNKSTDIVKSEISGALDILLQVIFQNTSSEVIKDEGKTSILGTPTESALLEFGLLLGGDFDAQRREFKIIKMEPFSSVRKKMSVLIAHPHGGVRAFCKGASEIVLGMCNKVIDCNGETVNLSREEANNITDVINSFACEALRTLCLAFKDIDESSINNDIPDDGYTLIAVVGIKDPVRPGVKEAVQTCLAAGITVRMVTGDNINTAKAIARECGILTEDGLAIEGPEFRNLSPAEMNAVIPKIQVMARSLPLDKHTLVKNLRNTFREVVAVTGDGTNDAPALHEADIGLAMGIAGTEVAKESADVIILDDNFSTIVNVARWGRSVYINIQKFVQFQLTVNVVALMINFVSACVSGDAPLTAVQLLWVNMIMDTLGALALATEPPNDGLMKRPPVSRGTSFITKTMWRNIIGQSIYQLAVLGVLDFRGTQLLGLTGSDATDILNTVIFNAFVFCQVFNEINSRDIEKINIFRGMFDSWVFLGVMVCTVAFQIVLVEFLGAFASTVPLSWQLWLLCIIIGSISMPVAVVLKCIPVESKVKPPEGYEAIPDGPPAGLV encoded by the exons ATGGAGAGCTACCTGCACAAGGACTTCGACGTGCAGCCCAAGCACCTCTCGGCGGAGGCTTCCAGCAACTGGAGGAGGGCCGTCGGCCGCGTCGTCAAGAACCCCGCCAGACGCTTCCGTCATGTCGCCGATCTCGCCAAGCGCGCCGAGGCCGAGAAAAAGAAGAAGCAAATCCAG GAAAAAATTAGAGTTGCTCTTTATGTTCAAAAAGCAGCTATGCATTTCATTGAGG CTGGAGATAGTCAGCCAGCTACAGAAAAGCGTGATCAAGTTGAATACAAACTGTCTGAAGAGGCCGAAAAAGAAGGTTTCAGCATTCACCCAGATGAACTTGCATCAATCATACGTAGCCATGATACCAAGGTCTTGGAAATCCATGGTGGAGTTGATGGGATTTTAAATAAATTAGCTGTCACACCAGATGAAGGTGTAAAGGGTAGTAGTATACCAACAAGGCAAAATGTTTATGGTTTAAATCGCTATACAGAGAAACCTCCCCGATCATTCTTGAGGTTTGTATGGGAAGCACTACAGGATTTAACTTTAATTATTCTTATGGTTTGTGCCGTGGTTTCAATTGGAGTGGGAATTGGTACTGAAGGGTGGCCAGAAGGCATGTATGATGGGGTGGGAATCTTACTCAGTATAGTTTTGGTTGTTTTGGTTACTGCCATTAGTGACTACAGGCAGTCCATGCAATTCAAGGATTTGGACAGGGAGAAGAAAAAGATTTTTATTCAGGTCACTAGGGATGGGAAAAGACAAAAAGTTTCCATTTATGACTTGCTGGTTGGAGATATTGTTCATTTGGCAGTAGGAGACCAAGTTCCGGCAGATGGACTTTTCATATCAGGATACAGTTTGTTGATTGATGAGTCAAGCTTGACAGGTGAGAGTGAGCCGATGAATGTATATGAAAAAAAGCCTTTTCTTCTTTCAGGAACCAAAGTGCAAGATGGGTCTGGTAAAATGCTGGTAACAACAGTTGGTATGAGGACCGAATGGGGAAAATTGATGGAAACTTTGAGTGAGGGAGGCGAAGATGAGACCCCACTACAGGTGAAGCTGAATGGTGTTGCTACAATTATTGGTAAAATTGGTTTGGCTTTCGCTGTGGTGACATTTATGGTCTTGACAGTGAGATTTTTGGTGGAAAAAGCACTTAGCAATGAGATCACGGATTGGTCTTCAACTGATGCAATGACACTTTTGAACTACTTTGCCATCGCAGTAACTATAATTGTTGTTGCAGTTCCTGAAGGATTACCATTGGCAGTAACACTGAGTCTTGCGTTTGCAATGAAGAAATTAATGAATGATAAGGCACTTGTGAGGCATCTCTCAGCCTGCGAGACAATGGGTTCTGCTAGTTGCATTTGCACGGATAAAACAGGAACATTAACCACAAACCATATGGTAGTTACCAAGATATGGATAGGTGAAAGATCTGTAGATGTAAGCGGTAATAAAAGTACAGACATAGTAAAATCAGAAATTTCTGGAGCACTGGACATCCTTTTGCAGGTTATATTTCAAAATACAAGCTCTGAGGTCATCAAGGATGAGGGAAAGACCTCCATATTGGGAACACCAACAGAGTCAGCATTATTAGAATTTGGTTTACTTTTGGGTGGTGATTTTGATGCCCAGCGCAGAGAGTTTAAGATTATTAAGATGGAACCTTTCAGTTCTGTTAGGAAGAAAATGTCTGTGCTCATTGCTCATCCTCATGGTGGGGTAAGAGCTTTTTGCAAAGGTGCATCTGAAATAGTATTGGGAATGTGCAACAAGGTTATTGACTGTAATGGAGAAACTGTTAATCTCTCCCGAGAAGAGGCAAATAATATCACAGATGTCATAAATTCTTTTGCTTGTGAAGCACTAAGAACTCTTTGCTTGGCTTTCAAAGATATCGATGAATCTTCCATCAACAATGACATCCCTGATGATGGCTATACATTAATTGCAGTTGTTGGAATCAAGGACCCTGTGCGTCCAGGGGTGAAGGAAGCAGTCCAAACTTGTTTGGCTGCTGGGATAACTGTACGAATGGTCACCGGTGACAATATAAATACTGCTAAGGCCATAGCTAGAGAATGTGGCATACTCACAGAGGATGGTCTGGCAATAGAGGGACCAGAATTTCGTAACTTGTCTCCTGCAGAGATGAATGCTGTCATACCGAAGATTCAG GTGATGGCTCGGTCCTTACCATTGGACAAGCACACCTTGGTGAAGAATTTGAGGAATACATTCCGGGAGGTAGTTGCAGTTACAGGTGATGGGACCAATGATGCTCCTGCTTTGCATGAGGCAGACATTGGACTTGCTATGGGAATAGCAGGCACAGAG GTTGCAAAAGAAAGTGCTGATGTCATCATATTGGATGACAATTTTAGTACTATAGTGAATGTGGCCAGATGGGGACGTTCAGTGTACATAAACATTCAAAAGTTTGTGCAGTTCCAGTTGACGGTTAACGTTGTTGCTCTGATGATCAACTTTGTTTCTGCATGTGTATCAG GAGATGCTCCCCTTACTGCTGTGCAATTACTCTGGGTCAACATGATTATGGACACTCTTGGGGCTTTGGCTTTGGCTACTGAGCCTCCAAATGACGGACTGATGAAAAGGCCCCCTGTTTCAAGGGGTACAAGCTTCATCACCAAGACCATGTGGAGGAATATCATTGGTCAGAGCATTTATCAACTGGCTGTTCTTGGAGTTCTCGATTTCCGTGGGACACAGCTGCTAGGACTTACTGGTTCAGATGCAACCGATATTCTTAATACTGTGATATTCAATGCATTCGTGTTCTGCCAG GTGTTTAATGAGATAAACAGCCGTGATATAGAGAAGATAAACATATTCCGTGGCATGTTTGACAGCTGGGTATTCCTGGGGGTTATGGTTTGCACAGTGGCCTTCCAAATTGTCTTAGTAGAGTTCTTGGGCGCATTTGCTAGCACTGTACCATTGAGCTGGCAACTGTGGTTACTCTGCATTATAATTGGATCGATTAGCATGCCTGTTGCAGTTGTCTTGAAATGCATACCCGTTGAAAGCAAAGTTAAACCCCCTGAGGGCTATGAAGCTATTCCTGATGGTCCTCCAGCTGGCCTTGTTTGA
- the LOC101295936 gene encoding uncharacterized protein LOC101295936: protein MTSKKITVVCLQFDKIGTIKGRSLQAPVTKYNAFWRPHAPPGFAVLGDYLTPLDKPPTKTVLAVNTSFSRVKKPLSFKLLWPLLPFAESSSHGVNNLDTIPNGVLSDESRQVASSIWFPEAPAGYVALRCVVCPGRAQPPLSSAFCISASLVSPCSLSYLESKLRSALKDYLAAKGIGEELTTFLLHYLHKIEQG from the exons ATGACGTCAAAGAAAATAACTGTTGTCTGCTTGCAGTTTGACAAGATTGGAACAATAAAAGGTAG ATCCCTCCAGGCTCCAGTGACCAAATATAATGCTTTTTGGAGACCTCATGCACCTCCTGGTTTTGCAGTTCTTGGGGATTATCTGACACCATT GGACAAGCCACCTACAAAGACAGTTCTTGCTGTAAATACTAGTTTTTCCAGAGTCAAGAAGCCCCTATCTTTCAAACTGCTTTGGCCACTTTTACCTTTTGCTGAGTCGTCTTCTCATGGTGTAAATAATTTGGATACAATACCAAATGGTGTCCTTTCTGATGAAAGTAGGCAAGTAGCTAGCTCCATCTGGTTTCCTGAAGCGCCTGCGGGATATGTTGCATTGCGCTGTGTGGTTTGTCCTGGAAGAGCACAACCACCATTATCTTCTGCTTTTTGTATCTCAGCTTCATTAGTTTCTCCTTGTTCCCTAAG CTATCTGGAATCTAAATTACGTAGCGCACTCAAGGACTATCTTGCAGCCAAGGGTATTGGAGAAGAGCTTACTACCTTTCTCTTGCATTACCTACACAAAATAGAGCAAGGTTGA
- the LOC101307904 gene encoding protein NUCLEAR FUSION DEFECTIVE 5, mitochondrial-like — protein MSFRYLVCRQSVSKITARLRSQYAAAYGFATLTDPIPISTRSATHAAFKPLQNPRSPIPFNRGIHSAQVVDSVDSEEEDDGGVNEFLSRFVWIMRQKLNVAYPGCDKETVDGMLMVIVQKVVEEMEGSGFEHKLGQRQAASEDFSEDLWTTVWEVSNMVMDDMHKEAKKEKMKGFLHAEEVKEMCRFAGEIGIRGDMLRELRFKWAREKMEETEFYESLERLREQEKSQEKGEGGEAVQQAEAEAGGTELNAEVASLPKRRGKIRYNIYGLDLSDPKWVEVADKIHEAGEVIWPKGPKPISGKCKLVTEKILQSTEADDLCPLLAEWVELLQPNRIDWINLLDKLKQQNPGLYIKVAELVLDEKSFQANIRDYSTLIDAYAKKNQLEDAERILKKMTENGLELDSLTATILVHMYCKAGNLERAKQALESLRSQGFQPDMKVYDSMIKAYVNANEPNLGEALLREMEARNIKPSKEIYMALLRSFSQRIDVRGAERIVQTMLLAGFQQDLESCSVLIEAYGKVGDPDQARYNFDNITKVGQKPDDKCTASMIAAYAKKNLLDKALELLLQLEKDGFEPGVATYTVLVDWLGKLQLVSEAEQLLDKIAQLGEAPPVQLHVSICNMYARAGVEKKALQALGVLEAKKEQLSSHEFETIIRGLTAGGFFQDAERMRKVMEAQGFLSDKLMMNVMGKSLFSKRPLMR, from the exons ATGAGTTTTCGGTACTTAGTTTGTAGGCAATCAGTTTCCAAAATCACCGCTAGGCTTAGGTCCCAGTACGCCGCTGCCTATGGTTTCGCAACCCTCACAGACCCAATACCCATTTCCACTCGTTCCGCAACTCATGCTGCCTTTAAACCTCTCCAAAACCCTAGGTCCCCAATTCCCTTCAATAGAGGGATCCACTCAGCTCAAGTGGTTGATTCCGTGGATTCGGAGGAGGAAGATGACGGAGGTGTCAACGAGTTCTTGTCCCGTTTCGTGTGGATTATGCGGCAGAAGCTCAATGTGGCCTACCCGGGTTGCGATAAAGAGACTGTTGATGGGATGCTGATGGTAATTGTGCAAAAGGTTGTGGAGGAGATGGAGGGGAGCGGGTTTGAGCACAAGCTTGGCCAAAGGCAGGCGGCGTCGGAGGACTTCAGTGAGGATTTGTGGACAACTGTGTGGGAGGTGAGCAATATGGTGATGGATGACATGCACAAGGAAGCCAAGAAGGAGAAAATGAAGGGGTTTCTGCACGCCGAGGAAGTCAAGGAGATGTGTAGGTTTGCTGGTGAAATTGGTATCCGAGGGGATATGCTTAGAGAGCTCAGGTTCAAGTGGGCTCGCGAGAAGATGGAGGAGACTGAGTTTTATGAGAGCTTGGAGCGTCTTCGAGAACAAGAGAAATCCCAAGAGAAAGGGGAGGGAGGAGAGGCTGTGCAGCAAGCTGAGGCGGAGGCTGGTGGAACTGAGCTGAATGCTGAGGTTGCCTCTCTTCCCAAGAGGCGTGGGAAGATAAGGTACAATATATATGGTCTCGATCTTTCTGATCCTAAGTGGGTTGAAGTTGCTGATAAAATCCATGAGGCAGGGGAGGTCATATGGCCCAAGGGACCGAAACCAATATCTGGGAAATGCAAATTGGTTACTGAGAAAATTCTTCAATCAACTGAGGCAGATGATCTGTGTCCACTTTTGGCTGAATGGGTAGAGTTGCTTCAACCTAATAGGATTGATTGGATCAATCTTCTTGATAAGTTGAAACAGCAGAACCCCGGGTTATACATTAAG GTGGCAGAACTTGTATTGGATGAGAAATCATTCCAGGCGAACATCCGTGACTACTCCACGCTTATCGATGCTTATGCCAAGAAAAATCAGCTAGAAGATGCTGAGAGAATTTTAAAGAAGATGACTGAAAATGGGCTTGAACTAGATTCTTTGACAGCCACTATTTTGGTCCACATGTACTGCAAGGCAGGTAATCTTGAACGTGCCAAGCAAGCACTTGAGTCATTGAGGAGCCAGGGCTTCCAACCTGATATGAAGGTTTACGATTCCATGATCAAGGCATATGTAAATGCTAACGAACCGAACTTGGGGGAGGCATTGTTGAGAGAAATGGAAGCAAGAAACATCAAACCCTCAAAAGAAATTTACATGGCATTGCTTCGATCATTTTCCCAACGCATTGATGTGAGAGGAGCGGAACGAATTGTCCAAACTATGTTGTTGGCAGGTTTTCAGCAAGATTTAGAATCTTGTTCAGTGCTTATTGAAGCATATGGGAAAGTTGGTGACCCTGATCAGGCAAGGTACAACTTTGATAACATAACAAAAGTTGGGCAAAAACCTGATGACAAGTGCACTGCGAGCATGATCGCAGCTTATGCAAAGAAGAATTTACTCGATAAGGCACTAGAGTTGTTGCTGCAGCTTGAAAAGGATGGCTTTGAGCCTGGAGTTGCTACTTACACGGTTCTTGTAGATTGGCTGGGAAAATTGCAGCTAGTTAGTGAGGCTGAACAGCTACTGGACAAAATTGCTCAGCTGGGTGAGGCTCCTCCAGTTCAACTTCATGTAAGCATTTGCAATATGTATGCTAGGGCTGGAGTTGAGAAAAAGGCACTACAAGCTTTGGGAGTATTGGAGGCTAAGAAGGAGCAATTGAGTTCACATGAGTTTGAGACAATTATCAGGGGTCTTACAGCTGGTGGATTTTTTCAGGATGCTGAGAGGATGAGGAAAGTGATGGAGGCTCAGGGTTTTCTGTCAGACAAACTTATGATGAACGTAATGGGTAAAAGTTTATTCTCAAAGAGGCCATTGATGAGATAA